Proteins from one Acidobacteriota bacterium genomic window:
- a CDS encoding pectinesterase family protein, which yields MAKLPGKTLFSNAAGQASCALIAVGLAFFAALLLPHPAQAQTDAKFLTAVVAQDGSGDFTTIQGAVAKIGMGSPQEPATIYVRQGVYRERVYVQREKRYVRLVGEDPENTVLVYGLHANITGPDGLQIGTFRTPTLYLDADDFTVENLTIQNDAGPVGQALAVAVHGDRVIFRNSRFLGHQDTIFLNRGRHYFEDCRIEGTTDFLFGGATAWFENCDLHALAGSYLTATATPPESAYGFVFHRCRVRVAEGELTYLGRPWRDHAATLFLRSELGAGIHPEGWHNWDKPWREATSRYLEYGNTGPGADRSRRVPWARELTPKEARWITPATVFGDWDPSQTQPVPFDPPTVVATPQAASGAPTVFLIGDSTLADKPDLTLPERGWGQLFRQLIRPPLRLENHAVNGRSTKSFRDEGRWDGVLEALSPGDWVILQFGHNDQKSQDPTRFTEPDGEYRTNLQRFVRETRSRGAHPILATPVVRRRFDDSGKFYDTHSDYPRVVREVAREEGVPLLELEDATRALVENAGPEGSQSLYLHFEPGEHPLLPEGLHDDTHFSELGARRVAELAAREIARLQLPLAKYLQLSIPPQEDR from the coding sequence GTGGCGAAGCTTCCCGGGAAGACGCTCTTCTCGAACGCCGCCGGGCAAGCCTCTTGCGCCCTGATCGCCGTCGGCCTAGCGTTCTTCGCAGCCCTCCTCCTGCCTCACCCAGCGCAGGCCCAGACCGACGCCAAATTCCTCACCGCCGTGGTCGCCCAGGACGGCAGCGGTGACTTCACCACCATCCAGGGGGCCGTGGCCAAGATCGGCATGGGCTCTCCCCAGGAGCCCGCCACCATCTACGTGCGCCAAGGTGTCTACCGGGAGCGGGTCTACGTCCAGCGGGAGAAGCGCTACGTTCGCCTGGTGGGTGAGGACCCCGAGAACACCGTCCTCGTCTACGGGCTCCACGCCAACATCACGGGACCCGACGGCCTCCAGATCGGCACCTTCCGGACCCCCACCCTCTACCTCGACGCCGACGACTTCACCGTCGAGAACTTGACCATCCAAAACGACGCCGGACCGGTGGGGCAAGCGCTGGCGGTGGCCGTCCACGGCGACCGAGTGATCTTTCGCAACAGCCGCTTCCTCGGTCACCAGGACACGATCTTCCTCAACCGGGGCCGACACTACTTCGAAGACTGCCGCATCGAGGGCACGACGGACTTCCTCTTCGGCGGCGCCACCGCCTGGTTCGAGAACTGCGACCTCCACGCCCTGGCCGGCAGCTACCTCACCGCCACCGCCACCCCTCCGGAGTCTGCCTACGGCTTCGTTTTCCACCGCTGCCGGGTGCGGGTGGCCGAGGGCGAGCTGACCTACCTCGGCCGGCCGTGGCGCGATCACGCCGCCACCCTCTTTCTACGCTCGGAGCTGGGCGCAGGAATCCACCCCGAGGGCTGGCACAACTGGGACAAGCCCTGGCGGGAGGCCACCAGCCGCTATCTCGAATACGGCAACACCGGCCCCGGCGCGGACCGCTCCCGGCGCGTCCCCTGGGCGCGGGAGCTGACGCCCAAGGAAGCCCGCTGGATCACCCCGGCCACGGTCTTCGGAGACTGGGACCCGAGCCAGACCCAGCCGGTCCCCTTCGACCCTCCCACGGTCGTAGCGACCCCGCAGGCAGCCTCTGGCGCCCCGACAGTCTTTCTCATCGGTGACTCAACCCTCGCCGACAAACCCGACCTGACGCTCCCCGAGCGCGGCTGGGGCCAGCTCTTTCGCCAGCTGATTCGCCCACCGCTGAGGCTGGAGAACCACGCCGTCAACGGCCGCAGCACCAAATCCTTCCGCGACGAGGGACGCTGGGACGGGGTGCTCGAAGCCCTCTCCCCGGGAGATTGGGTGATCCTCCAATTCGGCCACAACGACCAGAAGTCCCAGGACCCGACCCGCTTCACCGAACCCGACGGCGAGTACCGCACCAACCTCCAGCGATTCGTCCGCGAGACCCGATCCCGCGGCGCCCATCCCATCCTCGCCACCCCGGTGGTGCGGCGCCGGTTCGACGACTCGGGCAAGTTCTACGACACCCACAGCGACTACCCTCGGGTGGTGCGCGAGGTGGCCCGGGAAGAAGGCGTCCCACTGCTCGAGCTGGAGGACGCGACCCGTGCCCTGGTAGAGAACGCGGGGCCCGAGGGCTCCCAATCGCTCTACCTCCACTTCGAGCCCGGTGAGCATCCCCTGTTGCCCGAGGGGCTCCACGACGACACCCACTTCTCCGAGCTCGGCGCGCGCCGGGTCGCCGAACTGGCAGCCCGCGAGATCGCCCGGCTGCAGCTCCCGCTGGCGAAGTATCTGCAGCTCTCCATCCCCCCGCAGGAGGACCGCTGA